Proteins encoded in a region of the Streptomyces sp. NBC_00513 genome:
- a CDS encoding type II secretion system F family protein yields the protein MNTTVSLTLGATLLAGLLVVWGVHAYSAGRAQRAALIERLAASGAPESQGRGRRFREIDRRLRRTRLGRRIEIKLATTGLDLTPGEFFVYMLLSVAGVWLVFASFLAPFFGPVAALIALWSANAFLNWQRARRTERFINQLPDLARILANATQAGLALRTAIGIAAEELEAPAGEELARVADRLAIGHSIEESLGELTERLPSRELVVLVSTLVLSARAGGAIVGSLRNLTVTLEQRKETRREIRTQLSQVTVTAYLVPAIGLGSLLLVDMMMPGALDRMTGAFIGQTAVLVALGLFALGFVLIRRLSKIDV from the coding sequence GTGAACACAACCGTCTCCCTCACCCTCGGCGCCACCCTGCTGGCCGGCCTCCTCGTGGTCTGGGGCGTACACGCCTACTCCGCCGGCCGCGCCCAGCGCGCCGCCCTGATCGAGCGCCTCGCCGCGAGCGGCGCCCCCGAGTCCCAGGGGCGCGGACGCCGCTTCCGGGAGATCGACCGGCGGCTGCGCCGCACCCGACTGGGCCGGCGCATCGAGATCAAACTGGCGACCACCGGCCTGGACCTCACCCCGGGCGAGTTCTTCGTCTACATGCTGCTGTCCGTGGCCGGGGTCTGGCTGGTCTTCGCGTCGTTCCTCGCCCCGTTCTTCGGACCGGTGGCCGCACTGATCGCGCTCTGGTCCGCCAACGCCTTCCTCAACTGGCAGCGGGCCCGCCGCACGGAGCGGTTCATCAACCAGCTCCCCGACCTGGCCCGCATCCTCGCCAACGCCACACAGGCGGGCCTGGCACTGCGTACCGCCATCGGCATCGCCGCCGAGGAACTGGAGGCCCCGGCCGGGGAGGAACTCGCCCGGGTCGCCGACCGGCTCGCCATCGGGCACTCCATCGAGGAGTCCCTGGGCGAGCTGACCGAGCGCCTGCCCTCGCGGGAACTGGTCGTCCTCGTCTCCACCCTGGTCCTGTCGGCCCGCGCCGGCGGCGCCATCGTGGGCAGCCTGCGCAACCTCACGGTGACGCTGGAACAGCGCAAGGAGACGCGGCGGGAGATCCGCACCCAGCTGTCGCAGGTGACCGTGACCGCGTACCTGGTGCCGGCCATCGGGCTGGGCTCCCTGCTGCTGGTGGACATGATGATGCCGGGCGCGCTGGACCGGATGACGGGGGCGTTCATCGGGCAGACCGCCGTCCTCGTCGCGCTGGGCCTCTTCGCCCTCGGCTTCGTCCTCATCCGGCGCCTGTCGAAGATCGACGTGTGA
- a CDS encoding nuclear transport factor 2 family protein: MTATTTAPRPPLPPFTEESARAKVRAAEDAWNSRDPDRVAQAYTEDSVWRNRDRFLTGRAEIREFLADKWERELEYRLRKELWAYTGNRISVRFVYEWHDTAGQWWRSHGNEQWEFDDDGLMRRREASINDVPIASEDRRLAGARHDT, encoded by the coding sequence ATGACCGCCACCACCACCGCACCCCGTCCACCCCTGCCGCCCTTCACCGAGGAGAGCGCCCGCGCCAAGGTGCGGGCCGCCGAGGACGCGTGGAACAGTCGCGACCCCGACCGCGTCGCGCAGGCCTATACGGAGGACTCGGTCTGGCGCAACCGAGACCGCTTCCTGACCGGCCGCGCCGAGATCCGGGAGTTCCTCGCCGACAAGTGGGAGCGCGAGCTGGAGTACCGGCTCCGCAAGGAACTCTGGGCGTACACCGGGAACCGGATCTCCGTCCGCTTCGTGTACGAGTGGCACGACACCGCCGGTCAGTGGTGGCGCAGCCACGGCAACGAGCAGTGGGAGTTCGACGACGACGGCCTGATGCGTCGCCGGGAGGCGAGCATCAACGACGTCCCCATCGCCTCGGAGGACCGCCGGCTGGCCGGGGCGCGCCACGACACCTGA
- a CDS encoding pilus assembly protein TadG-related protein: MIAGHSSDRGQVFPLYAMVVVGLLFAALAFFVFGQAAVVRSDAQGAADAGALAAAREARDNLLPGLDLATLKPDEWQDILTGKSFDMAGACGAAEDFARRNEASATCSSSALRFTVEVTTEGTVGASVVPGTQDMHGAAKAVAEVVPRCQLGDGPTPSATPLPAPTDPPSTTPTVINCKGGKIIKFDPRKPDLWSTLARSLFDVRLVG, translated from the coding sequence GTGATTGCAGGTCATTCCAGCGATCGAGGTCAGGTCTTTCCGCTGTACGCGATGGTCGTGGTCGGACTGCTCTTCGCCGCACTGGCGTTTTTCGTCTTCGGTCAGGCAGCAGTCGTCCGCAGCGATGCCCAAGGAGCAGCGGACGCGGGGGCTCTGGCAGCGGCTCGGGAAGCCCGGGACAACCTGCTTCCGGGCCTCGACCTTGCCACGCTCAAGCCCGACGAATGGCAAGACATCCTGACGGGTAAGTCCTTCGACATGGCGGGGGCTTGCGGCGCGGCCGAAGACTTTGCGCGGCGGAACGAGGCGTCGGCAACCTGCTCATCGTCAGCGCTCCGCTTCACCGTCGAGGTGACGACCGAGGGCACCGTCGGAGCTTCGGTGGTGCCGGGTACCCAGGACATGCACGGCGCGGCAAAGGCGGTTGCGGAGGTCGTGCCCAGATGTCAATTGGGTGACGGTCCAACCCCCTCCGCTACTCCGCTTCCCGCGCCGACCGATCCTCCGTCGACAACTCCCACCGTCATCAATTGCAAGGGCGGGAAGATCATCAAATTCGACCCCCGAAAGCCGGATCTTTGGAGCACGCTGGCGCGAAGCCTGTTTGATGTGCGACTGGTCGGCTGA
- a CDS encoding TadE/TadG family type IV pilus assembly protein, producing MAVEFVGMVPLILLLVAAVWECVLIGYAFSLAGNAADEAARVGAVHGRDACVAAAGKYIGGAWNMTAECGKAGDIYKATVYLNVPVFFPGLDIGVPITGEGGSALEKED from the coding sequence GTGGCCGTCGAGTTCGTCGGGATGGTCCCGTTGATCCTGCTGCTCGTGGCGGCGGTGTGGGAGTGCGTGCTGATCGGGTACGCGTTCTCGCTGGCCGGCAACGCGGCGGACGAGGCGGCCCGGGTCGGGGCGGTGCACGGCCGCGACGCCTGCGTGGCAGCGGCCGGCAAGTACATCGGGGGCGCCTGGAACATGACCGCGGAATGCGGGAAGGCCGGTGACATCTACAAGGCCACCGTCTACCTCAACGTCCCCGTGTTCTTCCCCGGCCTCGACATCGGCGTCCCCATCACGGGCGAGGGCGGCTCCGCGCTGGAGAAGGAGGACTGA
- a CDS encoding CpaF family protein: MSLRSRVNTPDDRHSHGDDGRLVSSYRAKLLEEIDLAEMSALAPTERRARLERVLGHIISREGPVLSTVERAQLIRRVVDEALGLGVLEPLLEDPSISEIMVNGPDQIFVERAGRVEQLPLRFASHEQLMQTIERIVSTVNRRVDEANPMVDARLPSGERVNVIIPPLSLTGATLTIRRFPRAFTLHEMISLGSLDEQMLMLLSGLIQAKMNVIVSGATGTGKTTLLNALSGLIPEGERIITIEDSAELQLQQAHVIRLESRPPNVEGSGRITIRDLVRNSLRMRPDRIIVGEVRGGETLDMLQAMSTGHDGSLATVHANSSEDALMRLQTLASMSEVEIPFEALQDQINSAVNVVVQLTRFGDGSRRITEISILDSHGREPFRITTVCRFAAQPMGPDGRVHGHFEYYPLPRRIADRLYMNNQPIPQAFGVATSDDQLATRTARTTRTTRTIL; this comes from the coding sequence ATGAGCCTGCGTTCCCGGGTCAACACCCCCGACGACCGCCACAGCCACGGCGACGACGGCCGACTGGTCTCCTCGTACCGCGCCAAGCTGCTGGAGGAGATCGACCTCGCCGAGATGTCCGCGCTCGCGCCCACCGAGCGCCGGGCCCGTCTGGAACGCGTACTCGGCCACATCATCAGCCGCGAGGGGCCCGTCCTCTCCACCGTCGAACGCGCCCAACTGATCCGCCGCGTCGTCGACGAGGCCCTCGGCCTCGGCGTCCTCGAACCGCTCCTCGAAGACCCCTCGATCTCCGAGATCATGGTCAACGGACCCGACCAGATCTTCGTCGAACGCGCCGGCCGGGTGGAGCAACTGCCCCTGCGCTTCGCCTCGCACGAACAGCTCATGCAGACCATCGAGCGCATCGTCTCCACCGTCAACCGGCGCGTGGACGAGGCCAATCCGATGGTCGACGCCCGCCTCCCCAGCGGGGAGCGCGTCAACGTCATCATCCCGCCGCTCTCCCTCACCGGCGCCACCCTCACCATCCGCCGCTTCCCCCGCGCGTTCACCCTGCACGAGATGATCAGCCTCGGTTCGCTGGACGAACAGATGCTCATGCTCCTGTCGGGCCTGATCCAGGCCAAGATGAACGTGATCGTCTCCGGCGCCACCGGCACCGGCAAGACCACCCTCCTCAACGCCCTCTCCGGCCTGATCCCGGAGGGCGAACGCATCATCACCATCGAGGACTCGGCCGAACTCCAACTCCAACAGGCCCACGTGATCCGCCTCGAATCCCGCCCCCCGAACGTCGAGGGCAGCGGCCGGATCACCATCCGCGACCTGGTACGCAACTCCCTGCGCATGCGTCCCGACCGCATCATCGTCGGCGAGGTCCGAGGCGGCGAGACCCTCGACATGCTCCAGGCCATGTCCACCGGCCACGACGGCTCCCTCGCCACCGTGCACGCCAACAGCTCCGAGGACGCCCTGATGCGCCTCCAGACCCTGGCGTCCATGTCGGAGGTGGAGATCCCCTTCGAGGCGCTCCAGGACCAGATCAACAGCGCCGTCAACGTCGTCGTCCAACTGACCCGCTTCGGCGACGGCTCGCGCCGCATCACGGAGATCTCCATCCTCGACTCGCACGGCCGCGAACCGTTCCGAATCACCACCGTGTGCCGGTTCGCGGCCCAGCCGATGGGCCCGGACGGCCGCGTCCACGGCCACTTCGAGTACTACCCGCTGCCCCGCCGGATCGCGGACCGCCTCTACATGAACAACCAGCCGATTCCCCAAGCCTTCGGGGTCGCCACGTCGGACGACCAACTGGCCACCCGGACCGCACGGACCACTCGGACCACTCGGACCATCCTGTGA
- a CDS encoding response regulator transcription factor: MPPLRVLIADDNPVVRAGLSALLATAPDIEVVAQATDGREALHLTRTHTPDVILLDVRMPGVDGISALPHLARLAPVLMLTYNQESEIVREALLLGAGGYLVHGEFTPDLLLTAVRDTHAGRAHFTPTAATAVLAELRASSQPQRIVAQSSQRLPNHIAFGLSSREEEVMDLIASGMNNQQIAATCFISEKTVKNHINRIFAKLQTTTRSEAIARWLGTARPGVAGHG; the protein is encoded by the coding sequence ATGCCGCCCTTGCGTGTCCTGATCGCCGACGACAACCCCGTCGTCCGCGCCGGCCTCTCGGCCCTGCTCGCGACCGCACCCGACATCGAGGTCGTCGCCCAGGCCACGGACGGCCGTGAGGCCCTCCACCTCACCCGGACCCACACCCCGGACGTGATCCTCCTCGACGTCCGGATGCCGGGAGTCGACGGCATCTCGGCACTGCCGCACCTGGCGCGCCTGGCCCCCGTACTGATGCTGACGTACAACCAGGAGTCGGAAATCGTCCGCGAAGCCCTCCTGCTGGGCGCCGGCGGCTACCTGGTCCACGGCGAGTTCACGCCGGACCTCCTGCTCACGGCGGTCCGCGACACCCACGCCGGCCGCGCCCACTTCACCCCGACGGCGGCAACCGCAGTCCTCGCGGAGCTCCGGGCCTCTTCGCAACCGCAACGGATTGTGGCACAGTCTTCTCAGCGCCTTCCCAACCACATTGCGTTCGGGCTGAGTTCACGTGAGGAGGAGGTCATGGATCTGATCGCATCCGGGATGAACAACCAACAGATCGCGGCCACCTGCTTCATCAGCGAGAAGACGGTCAAGAACCACATCAACCGCATCTTCGCGAAGCTCCAGACCACCACCCGCAGCGAAGCCATAGCCCGCTGGCTGGGAACCGCCCGCCCAGGGGTGGCCGGCCATGGGTAG
- a CDS encoding sensor histidine kinase — MPSPLSPPLPPDPSGALWTNAVRANAVRANAVRANAVRANAVRANAVRANVLLTNALWASARRVLVLRLALIAVGAPAALERSAPGGPTHLTAGALLLTFTLSYAAFRAGERLGPLVPRHRALLAWDMALVAPLLVVAGPALPLGLVCLCTPLLAGLLHDRRGAAGYAVAQAALVAALTAAKGGLPSLALPAHTLPSLALPAHTLPSLALPALCLLAGAAGACLRDLLTRFDEASRTRAETAARLAATQAARTERDRLAREMHDSVSKTLHGLALAADALSRTADPAAVHHQARTVAEAARRAAAESRHLLTELRGDGTAPTAPPAPVTPLVAQLRSLAASHPGVALHTTGTVPPVPPALTRDLVAVAAEALENARRHASASHVDITAAASPTGLCLTITDDGRGLPPGGPDPAHLRATGHFGLLGMTERAAALGAHLAIGPPATGPGTRVRLEMPLGSP; from the coding sequence ATGCCCTCTCCCCTGAGCCCGCCCCTTCCTCCGGACCCGTCGGGCGCGCTGTGGACGAACGCGGTGCGGGCGAACGCGGTGCGGGCGAACGCGGTGCGGGCGAACGCGGTGCGGGCGAACGCGGTGCGGGCGAACGCGGTGCGGGCGAACGTACTGCTGACGAACGCGCTGTGGGCGTCCGCGCGGCGCGTCCTCGTGCTCCGGCTCGCACTGATCGCCGTGGGCGCCCCGGCCGCACTGGAACGGTCGGCGCCCGGCGGCCCCACCCACCTGACGGCCGGCGCCCTCCTGCTCACCTTCACGCTGTCGTACGCCGCGTTCCGCGCGGGGGAGCGCCTCGGACCGCTCGTCCCGCGCCACCGGGCGCTGCTCGCCTGGGACATGGCGCTCGTCGCCCCGCTGCTCGTCGTCGCCGGCCCCGCGCTCCCGCTCGGCCTCGTCTGCCTCTGCACCCCGCTGCTCGCCGGACTCCTCCACGACCGCCGCGGCGCGGCCGGGTACGCGGTCGCACAGGCGGCACTGGTCGCGGCGCTGACGGCGGCGAAGGGCGGTCTGCCCTCCCTCGCACTGCCCGCCCACACCCTGCCCTCCCTCGCGCTGCCCGCCCACACCCTGCCCTCCCTCGCGCTGCCCGCTCTCTGCCTGCTCGCGGGGGCGGCGGGGGCCTGCCTGCGGGACCTCCTCACCCGCTTCGACGAGGCGAGCCGGACCCGCGCCGAGACCGCCGCCCGCCTGGCCGCGACCCAGGCCGCCCGCACCGAACGCGACCGCCTGGCACGCGAGATGCACGACTCCGTCTCCAAGACCCTGCACGGCCTGGCCCTGGCGGCGGACGCCCTGTCCCGCACCGCCGACCCGGCCGCGGTCCACCACCAGGCGCGCACGGTGGCCGAGGCCGCCCGCCGCGCCGCGGCCGAGTCCAGGCACCTCCTGACGGAACTCCGAGGCGACGGAACCGCCCCAACCGCCCCACCCGCCCCCGTCACCCCCCTCGTCGCGCAGCTCCGGTCCCTGGCCGCCTCCCACCCCGGCGTCGCCCTGCACACCACCGGAACCGTCCCACCCGTACCCCCCGCGCTCACCCGCGACCTGGTCGCGGTGGCCGCGGAAGCCCTGGAGAACGCCCGCCGACACGCGTCCGCCTCCCACGTCGACATCACGGCCGCCGCCTCACCCACCGGCCTGTGCCTCACCATTACCGACGACGGCCGGGGCCTGCCGCCCGGCGGCCCCGACCCGGCCCACCTCCGCGCCACGGGCCACTTCGGCCTGCTCGGCATGACGGAACGCGCCGCGGCCCTCGGCGCCCACCTCGCCATCGGCCCCCCGGCCACCGGCCCCGGCACCCGGGTCCGCCTCGAAATGCCCCTCGGGAGCCCGTGA
- a CDS encoding TetR/AcrR family transcriptional regulator, which produces MDDEEARTRLLDAAETLFYAEGIQAVGMDRIRAASGVPLKRLYRVFPAKESLVTAYLERRDRRWTTSLRTAVSEAPDPILGVFDWLADWFREPDFRGCAFLNAYGELGTGPEAVVDVIRRHKAELRNLLAELAGPDRETLADQLLLLVEGATVVAALDPGPAPAHRAREAAAALMR; this is translated from the coding sequence ATGGACGACGAAGAGGCCCGGACCCGACTGCTCGACGCGGCGGAGACCCTGTTCTACGCCGAGGGAATCCAAGCCGTCGGCATGGACCGCATCCGCGCCGCATCGGGCGTCCCCCTCAAACGGCTGTACCGCGTCTTCCCCGCCAAGGAATCCCTGGTCACCGCCTACCTGGAACGCCGCGACCGACGCTGGACGACAAGCCTGCGCACGGCGGTGAGCGAAGCACCGGACCCGATCCTCGGCGTCTTCGACTGGCTGGCGGACTGGTTCCGCGAACCGGACTTCCGGGGCTGCGCGTTCCTCAACGCCTACGGCGAACTCGGCACCGGCCCCGAGGCCGTGGTGGACGTCATCCGCCGCCACAAAGCGGAGCTGCGGAACCTCCTGGCCGAGCTCGCCGGCCCCGACCGCGAAACCCTCGCGGACCAACTCCTGCTCCTGGTCGAGGGCGCCACCGTCGTGGCCGCCCTCGACCCCGGCCCCGCACCGGCCCACCGAGCCCGCGAGGCGGCGGCCGCCCTCATGCGATGA
- a CDS encoding P-loop NTPase: MTTRILPASGDPDAARAITTLLGQLPDTEPATPVPDSTALLDTLARLAAESLDDLPEVVLVHERIGPLPALELIREVALRFPAVGVVLVSSDAAPGFFAAAMDSGARGLIVLPLAYEELAARVQAAAQWAVGVRRHLGRGPDLPAGPGGRVVTVAGAKGGVGTTFTAVQFALAAAASGRRTALVDMDLQGGDVGSYLDVQFRRSIADLAGIQDISPRVLQDAVYDDRTGLALLLAPADGERGEEVDERAARHVVTALRGRYELVVIDCGTQVTGANAAAVEMADIAVLVTTPDVVSVRAAKRLVRMWERLQVRKAEDTTMVVNRWSKHTEIQPALIEKITKTRPTRTPVPAAFKELQAVVDAGRVQDLDNRSTVKQALWTLAGELGLLTAPTTAASADGAVPPPRSAELAVRPSGPLARLRRGREG; encoded by the coding sequence ATGACCACCCGAATCCTCCCCGCGTCCGGCGACCCGGACGCCGCCCGCGCCATCACCACCCTCCTCGGCCAGCTCCCGGACACCGAGCCGGCCACCCCGGTCCCCGATTCCACCGCCCTCCTCGACACCCTCGCCCGGCTGGCCGCCGAATCCCTCGACGACCTGCCCGAGGTGGTGCTGGTCCACGAGCGGATCGGCCCGCTGCCCGCGCTGGAACTCATCCGCGAGGTCGCCCTCCGCTTCCCCGCCGTGGGCGTGGTCCTGGTGTCCTCCGACGCCGCACCCGGGTTCTTCGCCGCCGCCATGGACTCCGGCGCCCGCGGCCTGATCGTGCTCCCCCTCGCCTACGAGGAACTCGCCGCGCGCGTCCAGGCCGCCGCCCAGTGGGCCGTCGGCGTACGCCGCCACCTGGGCCGCGGCCCGGACCTGCCCGCCGGACCCGGCGGCCGGGTGGTCACCGTCGCCGGCGCCAAGGGCGGGGTCGGCACCACCTTCACGGCCGTCCAGTTCGCCCTCGCCGCGGCCGCCTCCGGACGACGTACCGCCCTGGTGGACATGGACCTCCAGGGCGGGGACGTGGGCTCGTACCTCGACGTGCAGTTCCGCCGCTCCATCGCCGACCTCGCCGGGATCCAGGACATCTCGCCCCGGGTCCTCCAGGACGCCGTGTACGACGACCGGACCGGACTCGCGCTGCTGCTGGCCCCCGCCGACGGCGAACGCGGCGAGGAGGTCGACGAACGCGCCGCCCGACACGTCGTGACCGCCCTGCGAGGCCGCTACGAACTCGTCGTCATCGACTGCGGCACCCAGGTGACCGGCGCCAACGCGGCAGCGGTGGAAATGGCCGACATCGCCGTGCTCGTCACCACCCCGGACGTGGTCTCCGTCCGCGCGGCGAAACGGCTGGTCCGCATGTGGGAACGCCTCCAGGTCCGCAAGGCCGAGGACACCACCATGGTCGTCAACCGCTGGAGCAAGCACACCGAGATCCAACCCGCCCTCATCGAGAAGATCACCAAGACCCGACCCACCCGCACCCCCGTCCCGGCCGCCTTCAAGGAACTCCAGGCGGTCGTCGACGCGGGCCGCGTCCAGGACCTCGACAACCGCTCCACCGTGAAACAGGCCCTGTGGACCCTGGCCGGCGAACTCGGCCTGCTCACCGCCCCCACCACCGCGGCATCGGCCGACGGCGCCGTCCCGCCGCCGCGCTCCGCCGAACTGGCGGTCCGGCCGTCCGGGCCCCTGGCCCGGCTGCGGCGCGGCCGGGAGGGCTGA
- a CDS encoding OmpA family protein, with translation MTTRHRVSASTAVVGLVIAGAHFIGATSAHADDVKPSVPPGTEPSASAPVAIDSNAPGLKIPQGGTLAPVKVLDIAEVVEDLGGEERRQETNQTVMMALQSEVLFPENSAVFNAQAAARIQAIANEINQQKATRVRVFGFTDDQGSYEHGKELSKQRADAVQAELGKTVTNPGVIFDVRGYSEDYPIADNGTEEGRKKNRRVEITFPRGSGQ, from the coding sequence ATGACCACACGACACCGCGTCTCCGCGTCCACCGCCGTCGTCGGGCTCGTCATCGCCGGCGCCCACTTCATCGGGGCCACCAGTGCCCACGCCGACGACGTCAAGCCGTCGGTGCCGCCCGGTACCGAGCCTTCGGCTTCGGCCCCTGTGGCCATCGACTCGAACGCCCCCGGGCTCAAGATCCCGCAGGGTGGGACCCTCGCGCCCGTCAAGGTGCTCGACATCGCCGAGGTCGTCGAGGACCTCGGGGGTGAGGAGCGGCGGCAGGAGACCAATCAGACCGTCATGATGGCGCTGCAGTCCGAGGTCCTGTTCCCCGAGAACAGTGCGGTGTTCAACGCGCAGGCGGCGGCGCGGATACAGGCCATCGCCAACGAGATCAACCAGCAGAAGGCGACCCGTGTCCGCGTCTTCGGGTTCACCGATGACCAGGGCAGTTATGAGCACGGCAAGGAGCTGTCCAAGCAGCGCGCCGACGCCGTGCAGGCGGAGTTGGGCAAGACCGTGACGAACCCCGGCGTCATCTTCGACGTCCGCGGTTACAGCGAGGACTACCCGATCGCCGACAACGGAACCGAGGAAGGCCGGAAGAAGAACCGGCGCGTGGAGATCACGTTCCCGCGCGGAAGCGGTCAGTAG
- a CDS encoding TadE/TadG family type IV pilus assembly protein, producing the protein MNRHPDPHRDRDRIPGRDRGQVALEYIGFIPILLFVALCGIQLGWVAYVHQQAETAARTAARVEARKPGAGSAAGAAAVKPSLGAKVVVATTTDAVTATATITINSIVPGLPIDPATATATMPNDDPKVTGP; encoded by the coding sequence GTGAACCGACACCCTGATCCGCACCGTGACCGCGACCGCATCCCTGGCCGTGACCGGGGTCAAGTGGCCCTGGAGTACATCGGGTTCATACCGATCCTGCTCTTCGTCGCACTGTGCGGCATCCAGCTGGGCTGGGTCGCCTATGTCCATCAGCAGGCGGAGACCGCCGCCCGCACCGCCGCCCGCGTCGAGGCCCGTAAACCGGGCGCCGGATCGGCCGCGGGCGCGGCGGCGGTGAAGCCGAGCCTGGGCGCCAAGGTGGTCGTGGCCACGACCACCGACGCCGTCACCGCGACCGCGACCATCACGATCAACTCCATCGTGCCCGGGCTCCCCATCGACCCGGCCACCGCCACCGCCACCATGCCCAACGACGACCCGAAGGTGACCGGACCATGA
- a CDS encoding DUF5936 domain-containing protein, translating into MTALLLALALGLSVFGALYGLRLYRADVKLPSDLALALEVGATRTTAVGSLVDRLGIRWAPLVLRLMGQDRVARKRRQIDMAGNPAGLTIDRYAARRAVYAVLGGLGAFSLLINDQFVPALLMVAFGLFWIEVGLWSAIRVRRDHIERTLPDFLDVLAVVVSAGLGFRQALERVADKYEGPWSDEIRITLQQMDMGVSRRQAFDELRRRNDSEQVAQFVTALQQGEELGSPIVETLIAIAEDMRRTDAQNARRRAARAVPKATFSVTIFMLPGTLILLVCGFVYGANIDFGAMFGGG; encoded by the coding sequence ATGACCGCACTCCTTCTCGCCCTGGCCCTCGGCCTGTCCGTCTTCGGCGCCCTGTACGGGCTGCGCCTCTACCGCGCCGACGTCAAACTCCCCAGCGACCTCGCCCTGGCCCTGGAAGTCGGCGCCACCCGCACCACCGCCGTCGGCTCGCTCGTCGACCGCCTCGGCATCCGCTGGGCCCCGCTCGTCCTGCGCCTGATGGGCCAGGACCGCGTCGCCCGCAAGCGCCGCCAGATCGACATGGCCGGCAACCCTGCCGGCCTGACCATCGACCGCTACGCGGCCCGCCGGGCCGTGTACGCCGTCCTGGGCGGGCTCGGCGCCTTCTCCCTGTTGATCAACGACCAGTTCGTACCGGCGCTGCTGATGGTCGCGTTCGGGCTGTTCTGGATCGAGGTCGGCCTGTGGTCCGCGATCCGCGTGCGACGCGACCACATCGAACGCACCCTGCCCGACTTCCTGGACGTCCTCGCCGTCGTGGTGAGCGCCGGGCTCGGCTTCCGGCAGGCACTGGAACGGGTGGCGGACAAGTACGAAGGCCCGTGGTCCGACGAGATCCGCATCACCCTCCAACAGATGGACATGGGCGTCAGCCGCCGCCAGGCCTTCGACGAACTGCGCCGACGCAACGACTCCGAGCAGGTCGCCCAGTTCGTGACCGCCCTCCAGCAGGGCGAGGAACTCGGCTCCCCGATCGTCGAGACCCTGATCGCCATCGCCGAGGACATGCGCCGCACGGACGCCCAGAACGCCCGCCGCCGCGCCGCCCGCGCCGTCCCGAAAGCCACCTTCTCCGTCACCATCTTCATGCTGCCGGGCACGCTGATCCTGCTCGTCTGCGGATTCGTGTACGGGGCGAACATCGACTTCGGCGCGATGTTCGGAGGCGGCTGA
- a CDS encoding TetR/AcrR family transcriptional regulator, with protein MTSSSPQQRRGNTRQRIQDVAVELFAEQGYEKTSLREIAERLDVTKAALYYHFKTKEDIIISLFEDVTRPIDELIAWAEEQPRTLETKREVLRRYSEAMAAGASLYRFMQENQATMRELSIGETVKKRLFTLVELLRTDDGPLTDQVRCVSALFTLHAGMMFLQHVEGNPEETRQAALEVATDLITQAHGITQARGQ; from the coding sequence ATGACCAGCAGCAGTCCGCAGCAGCGCCGTGGCAACACGCGCCAGCGCATCCAGGACGTGGCTGTGGAGCTCTTCGCCGAGCAGGGGTACGAGAAGACGTCGCTGCGCGAGATCGCGGAGCGGCTGGACGTCACGAAGGCGGCGCTGTACTACCACTTCAAGACCAAGGAAGACATCATCATCAGCCTCTTCGAGGACGTGACGCGTCCGATCGACGAGCTGATCGCGTGGGCCGAGGAGCAGCCGCGCACGCTGGAGACCAAGCGGGAAGTGCTGCGGCGCTACAGCGAGGCGATGGCGGCCGGGGCCTCCCTGTACCGGTTCATGCAGGAGAACCAGGCGACCATGCGGGAGCTGAGCATCGGGGAGACCGTGAAGAAGCGGCTCTTCACCCTGGTCGAACTGCTGCGGACGGACGACGGGCCACTGACGGACCAGGTGCGCTGCGTGAGCGCCCTGTTCACGCTGCACGCCGGGATGATGTTCCTCCAGCACGTGGAGGGGAACCCGGAGGAGACGCGCCAGGCGGCCCTGGAAGTCGCGACGGACCTCATCACGCAGGCGCACGGGATCACGCAGGCGCGCGGGCAGTAG